The genomic segment TGTAAATAACATGACCCTTCCTTTTTCCAAGCCGTTTTACCCGATTAAAATGCGATTTTGCATTTCGTGCCATGAGAAAAAGCGGGTAAATACCGACTGCACGACATGTCATCGATAGCGCGCAGGAGCCGGAAATGAAAATCTCGCGTCGCGAATTTCTTCAGTTGCTGGGAGCTACGGGCGCTCTCGCGGGGGGAGCCTCCCGGATCTGGGCAGTCCCGGACGAATGGAGGGAGAAGCTGCGATCCGGCCCCCGCCTCGAGACGTGGAAGGTGTCCACCTGCGGGCAATGCCCGGCGGGATGCGGCATTCGCGTGCGGCTGATCGACGACATACCGGTCCGTATTCTCGGCAACCCGATCGCCCCGGTGAACAACGGATTTATCTGCCCGATGGGGGAGGCCGGGCTCGAACTCCTCTACCATCCCGACCGGATAACCAAGCCCTTGCGGCGCAAGGGGAAGAAGGGAGAGCACGGATGGGATCCTGTTCCCTGGGAGGACGCCATGAAGCAGATCTCCCTGGCGCTCCGGGAGCAGAGAGGGGGAAAACAACCCGGCCGGTTCGGGTTCCTGATGGGAGACGGAAATACGCTGCTGACGCAGTTTGCGGGGGACTTCACCTCCCGTCTGGGGTCTTCCCATTTCTTCCCCTGGCGTCCCTTAAGCGTCAACGAGCTGGGTTTCTGGCAGGGGTCAGGGGAATATCCCCCCTTCGCCTTCGACCTGAAGCGGACGGATTACCTCATCACGTTCGGCGCGAACCTGTTGGAGGAGCCTCTGTCCCCGGTGTACTTCAACCGAATCTACGGAGGATTGAAGGCGGAGCGGGCGCGAACGGGCCTGAAGATGGTCCATGTCGACGCGCGCATGTCCCAGTCCGGCAGAAACGCCACCGAATGGGTGCAGATCCGGCCGGGAAGCATGGGGGTTCTCGCCTTGGGGCTGGCGTACGTGATCCTCAGGGACAAGACCGAAGACCAGGAATTCATCGGCCGATACTCCGAGGATTTCCGAAAAGGGGGCGAGGATTTCCGGACCCTGGTCACCCGGGACTATTCCCCTGAACGGGTTTCCGACATCACCGGGGTGCCGGCGCAGACCATCCTCAGGATCGCCCGGGAATTCGGATCCGCCAAGGCGCCCCTGGCCCTGGCCGGGGGGACTTCGGCCTCGAGCGAAACGGGGCTGCTCGCCCAGTGGGCGGTGGCGAGCCTCAACGCCCTGGCCGGGAGCTTCTCCGCGAAAGGGCTGTGGCGCGATCCGGTGCCGCTCCCCTGGGGGCCGTCCCCCGTCTCCGCCTTCACCCCCCGTTCGGGTACTTTTTCCCGGAAGCCGCAGTACGCCCGCGGTTCCGATCTGCCTGCTTCCTGGATCGCGGAGCAGCTGCCGGATCTTGCCGCGGCCGGGAAGATCCCCGACCTGGAACTGCTTCTGATCGCGCAGGTCGACCCGTTGTTCCAAGCGTCAAACCAGAATGCTTGGAAGGATTGGCTTTCCCGGATCCCTCTCGTCGTCCAGTGCGCCACGCTGGTCGATGACACCTCTCCCTATGCCGATCTCGTGCTGCCGCTGACCACCCCCCTGGAGCAGTGGAACCTGACCTTGCCGTCTCCGAATCTTCCCTTCTCCCAACTGGGCCTGCAGCATCCGATCGTCCCGCCGTTATCGGGCGCGCAGCCCCTCGGGGACATTCTCCTCCGTCTCGCGAGGGAGACGGGCGTCGATCTGTTCCCGGGGAGCGGCGAGAAACCTTATGGAGAGTACGTCCAGGCACGGATGAAGGAGATCTTCGCCTCGGGAAAGGGGACGCCGTACTTCGAGGCGGTTTCCCTGGAGTTTTTGGAGGACTTGCGCAAACGCGGCTGGCAGGTTTACAGCTACCCGGCCTTCGCGGATTTCTGGCGCCTGCTCCAGGAAAAGGGGGGCTGGTGGGATCCCGGGGAATATCCGGCAGTGGACTGGGAGAGGAAAAAGAAGTTCCTCTTTCCGGCCGCCCCCCGCCTGGCGGCCCTGCTGAAGGAAACCGCCATTCCCCGGTCGGAGGGGGAAGGGGAAAAAAGCGAAAAGGCTCCTCACTTGCGGCTCGAGGAGAGGATCCGGAGACCGAATGGCCACGATTCCTTTCTCCTTGTCCCTTTTACGACGCTCATGAACATGACCGGCGACGGGGCCGGTCAGCCTCTTCTCCAGGAGATGTTCGGGCTGCATTCCCGGCTGTACTGGCAAACCTGGGCGGAGATGCATCCCGAGA from the Candidatus Deferrimicrobiaceae bacterium genome contains:
- a CDS encoding molybdopterin-dependent oxidoreductase gives rise to the protein MKISRREFLQLLGATGALAGGASRIWAVPDEWREKLRSGPRLETWKVSTCGQCPAGCGIRVRLIDDIPVRILGNPIAPVNNGFICPMGEAGLELLYHPDRITKPLRRKGKKGEHGWDPVPWEDAMKQISLALREQRGGKQPGRFGFLMGDGNTLLTQFAGDFTSRLGSSHFFPWRPLSVNELGFWQGSGEYPPFAFDLKRTDYLITFGANLLEEPLSPVYFNRIYGGLKAERARTGLKMVHVDARMSQSGRNATEWVQIRPGSMGVLALGLAYVILRDKTEDQEFIGRYSEDFRKGGEDFRTLVTRDYSPERVSDITGVPAQTILRIAREFGSAKAPLALAGGTSASSETGLLAQWAVASLNALAGSFSAKGLWRDPVPLPWGPSPVSAFTPRSGTFSRKPQYARGSDLPASWIAEQLPDLAAAGKIPDLELLLIAQVDPLFQASNQNAWKDWLSRIPLVVQCATLVDDTSPYADLVLPLTTPLEQWNLTLPSPNLPFSQLGLQHPIVPPLSGAQPLGDILLRLARETGVDLFPGSGEKPYGEYVQARMKEIFASGKGTPYFEAVSLEFLEDLRKRGWQVYSYPAFADFWRLLQEKGGWWDPGEYPAVDWERKKKFLFPAAPRLAALLKETAIPRSEGEGEKSEKAPHLRLEERIRRPNGHDSFLLVPFTTLMNMTGDGAGQPLLQEMFGLHSRLYWQTWAEMHPERAARLKLEDGERIRVVSGKGTMTLPVRIVPTVSTEILSVPFGQGHTESGRNAKNIGANPIAMLDHRVDPLSGRSSWQSTLVRVEKINK